The Deltaproteobacteria bacterium genome window below encodes:
- a CDS encoding enoyl-CoA hydratase/isomerase family protein yields MAERETIIEDINEETGVAWITLNRPERKNALSRKLLAELVDSLKALSVNDNIRCIVTTGAGNAYSSGLDLYDLRASWQGKRRLYEGGSAREIVTLLRQAPQVTVAAVNGWALGGGLVLVNGHDLAIAADTAQFGMPEIIRGSYGATATPTLFRSGIPFKKAFYIQLTGENLDGAEAERLGLVSKTVPEKELIPFVREFAATIATRHPATLEHAKIAAYTSMDLDHSRGLLVDEIISHRMRVYTNPLNDVEGYLQSQKGGGNVAYEKPDAKKS; encoded by the coding sequence GTGGCTGAGAGGGAAACCATTATCGAGGACATCAACGAGGAAACAGGCGTCGCCTGGATCACCCTCAACCGGCCCGAGCGGAAGAACGCGCTCAGCCGCAAGCTCCTGGCGGAGCTGGTGGACAGCCTCAAGGCCCTGTCGGTGAACGACAACATCCGCTGCATCGTCACCACCGGGGCGGGCAATGCCTACAGCTCGGGCCTGGACCTGTATGACCTGCGCGCGTCGTGGCAGGGCAAGCGCCGGCTCTACGAAGGCGGCTCGGCGCGGGAGATCGTCACGCTGCTGCGCCAAGCGCCCCAAGTCACCGTGGCCGCGGTCAACGGCTGGGCCCTGGGCGGCGGTCTGGTCCTCGTGAACGGCCATGACCTGGCCATCGCCGCGGACACGGCGCAGTTCGGCATGCCGGAGATCATCCGCGGGAGCTACGGCGCCACCGCCACGCCCACGCTTTTCCGCAGCGGCATCCCCTTCAAGAAGGCATTCTACATCCAGCTCACCGGCGAGAACCTGGACGGGGCCGAGGCCGAACGCCTGGGACTAGTGTCCAAGACGGTGCCGGAGAAGGAGCTGATCCCGTTCGTGCGGGAGTTCGCCGCCACCATCGCCACCCGCCACCCGGCGACCCTGGAGCACGCCAAGATCGCCGCCTACACGTCCATGGACCTGGACCACAGCCGCGGACTCCTGGTGGACGAGATCATCTCCCACCGCATGCGCGTGTATACCAACCCGCTGAACGACGTGGAGGGCTACCTGCAGTCGCAGAAGGGCGGCGGCAACGTGGCCTACGAGAAGCCGGACGCGAAAAAATCGTAG